In Immundisolibacter sp., the following proteins share a genomic window:
- a CDS encoding DUF411 domain-containing protein gives MLVAGWLPGGAKATPPAVTVYKTASCGCCGAWVAHLRGAGFVTQVHDVADLQAVKTRLGVPQSLGSCHTATVGGYVIEGHVPATDIARLLEQRPAAKGLAVPGMPLGSPGMEHGDRQEPYRVLLWGTGAPRTFAEYPAAGR, from the coding sequence ATGCTGGTGGCCGGCTGGCTGCCCGGTGGGGCCAAGGCGACGCCACCGGCAGTGACGGTCTACAAGACCGCCAGCTGCGGCTGCTGCGGCGCCTGGGTCGCGCACCTGCGGGGGGCGGGTTTCGTGACCCAGGTGCACGACGTGGCGGACCTGCAGGCGGTCAAGACGCGCCTGGGCGTGCCGCAGTCGCTGGGCTCCTGCCACACGGCCACAGTCGGCGGCTATGTCATCGAAGGCCACGTGCCGGCGACCGACATCGCCCGTCTGCTCGAGCAGCGGCCGGCGGCAAAGGGGCTGGCGGTGCCGGGCATGCCGCTGGGCTCGCCCGGCATGGAGCATGGCGATCGGCAGGAACCCTACCGGGTGCTGCTGTGGGGCACGGGTGCGCCGCGGACCTTCGCCGAGTACCCGGCGGCCGGGCGCTGA
- a CDS encoding copper resistance system multicopper oxidase, whose product MRTDRTRRRVLAGLAAGGTLAGLDLLAPAWARPIGGAVGARQPGPSEYDIRIARTRIPIAGREAYAHTLNGTVPGPLIELHEGHEARLRVHNTLDEPTSIHWHGLLLPFEMDGVPGVTFPGIAPGQSFEARFPVRQAGTYWYHSHSGFQEQTGVYGPLVIHPAGGYAEPFERDYVVILSDWTFEDPWAVMKKLKKQSDYYNFQQVTLPEVIAGGAAGWRDWLAWGAMRMSPADIADITGYTYTYLLNGLHPDGNWTGLFRPGERVRLRFINASAMTYFNVRIPGLPMTVVQADGQDVEPVETDEFQIAVAETYDVLVTPGEDRAYTVFAEAMDRSGYARGTLAPRPGMAAAVPALRKPVRRTMVDMGMDHGAGGHAGHGGGGSAAAAMPGMDHAAMGHAMPAPAPAGASAADHAAMGHGPPAGGAPHAGHAGPEPAAPSRGVLGGTDHAPHGAHAAPLDLAPGRVRSARTGRERAAPGPVAGQHDADTHGVGNQAVAMVQRDRTAEAGLGLDREEHRVLVYADLRSRAPGADPRPPGRTLELHLTGHMERFMWSFDGKKFSEVKAPIEVGYGERLRIVLVNDTMMEHPIHLHGMFVELDNGQGEYLPRKHVVNVRPAERMTLLLTADEPGRWAWHCHLLYHMHMGMFRVMEVVS is encoded by the coding sequence ATGCGCACTGACCGTACCCGCCGGCGCGTGCTCGCTGGCTTGGCCGCTGGCGGCACGCTCGCGGGTCTCGACTTGCTGGCGCCGGCGTGGGCGCGGCCGATCGGCGGGGCGGTCGGCGCCCGTCAGCCCGGTCCGTCGGAGTACGACATCCGCATCGCGCGCACGCGCATCCCGATCGCGGGGCGCGAGGCCTACGCCCACACCCTGAACGGCACCGTGCCGGGGCCACTCATCGAGCTGCACGAGGGCCACGAGGCGCGGCTGCGGGTGCACAACACGCTCGACGAGCCCACCTCCATTCACTGGCACGGCCTCCTGCTGCCGTTCGAGATGGACGGCGTGCCGGGCGTGACCTTTCCCGGCATCGCGCCGGGGCAGAGCTTCGAGGCGCGCTTTCCGGTGCGTCAGGCCGGCACCTACTGGTACCACAGCCACTCCGGCTTTCAGGAACAGACCGGCGTGTACGGCCCGCTGGTGATCCACCCCGCCGGCGGCTACGCCGAGCCCTTCGAGCGCGACTACGTGGTGATTCTGTCGGACTGGACCTTCGAGGACCCGTGGGCCGTGATGAAGAAGCTCAAGAAGCAGAGCGACTACTACAACTTCCAGCAGGTGACCTTGCCCGAGGTGATCGCCGGCGGCGCGGCGGGCTGGCGCGACTGGCTTGCCTGGGGCGCGATGCGCATGAGCCCGGCGGATATCGCCGACATCACCGGCTACACGTACACCTACCTGCTGAACGGCCTGCACCCGGACGGCAACTGGACCGGCCTGTTCCGCCCGGGCGAGCGCGTGCGGCTGCGCTTCATCAACGCCTCGGCGATGACGTACTTCAACGTGCGCATCCCCGGGTTGCCGATGACGGTGGTGCAGGCCGACGGGCAGGACGTCGAGCCGGTGGAGACGGATGAGTTCCAGATCGCCGTGGCCGAGACCTACGACGTGCTCGTCACCCCCGGCGAGGACCGTGCCTACACCGTGTTCGCCGAGGCCATGGACCGCAGCGGCTACGCGCGCGGCACGCTCGCCCCGCGGCCGGGCATGGCAGCGGCGGTGCCGGCGCTGCGCAAACCGGTGCGCCGCACGATGGTGGACATGGGCATGGACCATGGCGCCGGCGGCCACGCAGGCCACGGCGGTGGCGGGTCGGCCGCGGCCGCCATGCCCGGCATGGACCACGCGGCGATGGGTCACGCCATGCCGGCCCCAGCGCCGGCCGGTGCGAGCGCAGCCGATCACGCCGCCATGGGCCACGGCCCGCCGGCCGGCGGTGCGCCCCACGCCGGTCACGCCGGTCCTGAGCCGGCCGCGCCGTCCCGCGGCGTGCTGGGCGGCACCGACCACGCGCCGCATGGCGCGCACGCCGCGCCCCTCGACCTCGCGCCCGGACGCGTGCGCAGCGCGCGCACCGGCCGCGAGCGCGCCGCGCCGGGGCCCGTGGCCGGCCAGCACGACGCGGATACGCACGGCGTCGGCAACCAGGCGGTGGCGATGGTGCAGCGCGACCGCACCGCCGAGGCCGGCCTGGGCCTCGACCGCGAGGAGCACCGCGTGCTGGTCTACGCCGACCTGCGCAGCCGCGCGCCCGGCGCCGATCCGCGACCGCCCGGGCGCACGCTCGAGCTGCACCTCACCGGGCACATGGAGCGCTTCATGTGGTCATTCGACGGCAAGAAGTTCTCGGAGGTGAAGGCGCCGATCGAGGTGGGCTACGGCGAACGCCTGCGCATCGTGCTGGTCAACGACACCATGATGGAGCACCCCATCCACCTGCACGGCATGTTCGTCGAGCTCGACAACGGCCAGGGCGAGTACCTCCCGCGCAAGCACGTCGTGAACGTGCGCCCGGCCGAGCGCATGACGCTGCTGCTCACTGCCGACGAACCCGGCCGCTGGGCCTGGCACTGCCATCTGCTCTACCACATGCACATGGGTATGTTCCGCGTCATGGAGGTGGTGTCATGA
- a CDS encoding cytochrome c, which produces MIKQLLMGVVLGLLLMLAGGLAMVLGGLPNVAAGWRDPPILAWLLHTTYERSVARRAAGIEVPSTADPGHALAGARAFEEICTICHTPPGREPTVQSAGLNPSPPALTELTARRTPEEAFWVIQNGVRMTAMPAFGPTHTDAELWQLVTFLWRARGLDGAGYDALLARARRLPAGDGHAHRHGPDGADPPDQAPAAAPAPSGHDHHQGDDAHAH; this is translated from the coding sequence GTGATCAAGCAGCTTCTGATGGGCGTCGTCCTGGGCCTGCTGCTGATGCTGGCGGGCGGGCTTGCCATGGTCCTGGGCGGGCTGCCGAACGTCGCCGCCGGCTGGCGCGATCCGCCCATCCTGGCCTGGCTGCTGCACACCACCTATGAGCGCTCGGTGGCCCGCCGCGCCGCGGGCATCGAGGTGCCGTCCACCGCCGATCCGGGTCACGCGCTCGCCGGCGCGCGCGCCTTCGAGGAGATATGTACGATCTGCCACACCCCGCCCGGGCGGGAGCCGACGGTGCAGAGCGCGGGCCTGAACCCATCGCCGCCGGCGCTCACCGAGCTCACCGCGCGGCGCACGCCCGAGGAGGCGTTCTGGGTGATCCAAAACGGCGTGCGCATGACCGCCATGCCGGCCTTCGGCCCGACCCACACGGACGCCGAGCTGTGGCAGCTCGTGACCTTTCTGTGGCGGGCCCGGGGGCTCGACGGCGCCGGCTACGACGCGCTGCTTGCACGCGCCCGCCGCCTGCCTGCCGGCGACGGCCACGCCCACCGCCACGGCCCGGACGGCGCTGATCCGCCCGACCAGGCGCCCGCCGCCGCACCGGCGCCCAGCGGTCACGACCACCACCAAGGAGACGACGCCCATGCGCACTGA